Part of the Zea mays cultivar B73 chromosome 4, Zm-B73-REFERENCE-NAM-5.0, whole genome shotgun sequence genome is shown below.
ACATTCCTccacaggcccacgaagggatggccttgcgaaacaataggcccaaggcctttcgcgaggtcttctagccttctagtggacccgggggatatctgtcccccacaggctttcacatcggacagtccggacttcacaccggacagttcggtggtctTCCCTctgagtgccacctggaactagccgttgggactGAGgttcctggtgcactggacagtccagtatgtgggcaccggacagtccagtgctcctCGCACAGACTGTCCGCAGGCAACACACATCTTcattcttggacttttcttggatcttcttaatgtcttcttttgaggtgttgctttcctcaattcctaggTTCAAGTAATTttagcatcatgtgaactacaaacacaaacactaggaaaTTCATTAGTTCACGgactgtgttaatcatcaaacaccaaaactcattaaGCCAAAtgccccggggtccattttccttacaatcccaAACAAGAGGAAGACGTCTTGCAAAGTCTGATCTTGACGCATACTTAGAAGAAGAatttgtgagaacatatgaaataTTTGAAATTCTAAGTTGGTGGAGGATAAATGCAAACAAATACCCAGTGCTTTTAGCTATGGCATGTGATTTATTAGCAATACCTTTGAGCATTGTACCTTCGGAGTCTGCTTTTAGCGCCGATGGTCGCATTCTTGTTGATAATCGAAGCTCAATGACACCAGAAACACTTGAATGCCTTGTATGCTGCAAGGATTGGTTCTATGAATACCCAAATATTCAAGGTACTTGATCAGTATGCTAGTAATCACATAGATTATTCGTTGCTTTTACTCTCTCTATATTGAATGTAATATATTGCTAAGTATGCTAGTAATCACTCTACTTTCCTAACAATTGTTGTTTTGCTATTTCAGTTCATCCAGTTGTGTTTGGACCTAGCTAGCAGCAACACTTTTCCTGCCAGTGGAAATGGGTTAGTAAACAATATATCTTCTCTTTTTGCTATTTTACTATTGTGGTGTATCCAGGTGCTGGTGCTCACTGAAGTAATGGAGCCGAATGCTTTTGGCGCGCTTTTTTCCTGCTGCGAATTGCGTTGTTTTACTGTTTGTGAGGTGTTAAGATTGCAATGTGATGTGGTTTCGATGCTGATTTGTTGTTTATGCGGATGAGAGATGTTCGGCGAGTCACATAGATGTGCAAATTCAAaatagttttcctttttcttgagTACAGTTTACTCACGGTTGGAAATATTGTTAGTTGAAGCGACAAATGGTCATAAATTCAGAATTGTCGTGCACTGAAACCATTTTTCATTTTTGTCATTCATAGCGTTTCTCCCAACTTGTACAAGGTGGACTTTTGCTCAACAATTCAATGTGATGTTTTTCTCAcatgtagagatggcaatggggacccgatccccgattccccgcggggaattcctctattaggggatggggatggggGAGTTTCTTCCCCCACGGGGATGTAAACGAGAGAAAATTCTCccccgacgggtaaacggggacggggatggggaaccattccccatccccgttccccgcggggacccgttaaGCTTACATGTGACAatgttttcatgtaatagttaatgataaaaataaagaattaccttgtcaagagatcacccgttgtacaaatacattgattttaatgcgcacataatgatttttacatctaacaatgtgtataagtgacaatgttttacattaataacaaatgaagtacgatttaattataatttaagcggggatGGGGATACCCGACGGGGATTTATCctcgcggggaacggggatggggaaaaATGTCCCCCGCAAGCATTCGTGGGGATCCCCGCAGGGAAATTTTTTCGTCGCGGGAACGGGTTTGGGGAGCTAAAACccgacggggaattccccgttgccatccctactcaCATGGTGCTTTTTTTTCACTTCCAGAGAGATTTATGCGTCGTTCGGTGGGCTTCTCATGCTACCTAAATGTGCTCTTCCACTGTTGCTAGCTTCGAGCTTGATAAGAGACTCTTTCCACTGCTGGTAGTTTATGTTTTTGCCAACAAATTATTGTTCATTAAGGATCTTTAAGATTTGTTTTTTGTTATTCTCTCGAGACCTAAATGTTCATCAACCAAATTTATCACTGTGTATGCAACTCTGTTTTTGTATGCCACTGAAGCCAGTGGCGGAGCTAGAATTTATTGGAAGCCTGGGCAACTTAAAAAGATTACATAATGTAAAAAATCATAAATATTCTGCATGTATATTGCAAAGTACTTAAAATTTTGCTTGCATGTATATAATATGTTAATCTCATATAACACGAGGTAGTCTCATTTTCAGTCTTTATGCTATGACGTTGTGTTATTGTATAATTATCAAATGCTTTAAATAATTTTCACTTAATGTAACACTAACACAACACCAAGTGATCGAACCATTTATCTGTATGACTCGAAATACCTCTGAGCACCGTGATCTTGTATATAAAGCAGAAAAAAATTAATGATTCAAGCTAATTAGCGCTTGGGTCGGCATTGACAACATTGCTATTATCGTGGAGATGAGCCAAATGAGATGACTGTTGACATTATCGTTGTTGTTTTCTGGCGCAAACAAAAGATGTGCATGAGTGTGGGCGGAGTCTGCTCTCGTACAACAACCCATATGAAAAGAAAATGAAGTTAGGCCATACAACCTTTGGCGGTGTAGAATCTGTTTGTAAGCATGGCATCCAGCAAGCAGAGGCAGCGGATACACATGACCATGCGACCAGATGAGAAATTATGGACGGCTGCCTAGAAAAAAAGAAACAAATTACCTAGATATAATAGGTTTTTGCTGGAGATTAAGCCCGGGCAACAGCCCACCCTGCCCGGGCCTTAGCTCCGCCTATGACTGAAGCTACCTGTAAAATTGTCATTGTGTATAGTGTATGCAGTTGGCTTGATGTGAGACAACAAGCTTAACCCACGGTTTCATGGGTTTCCATCCAATTACGGGTTGGTTTGGGATCAATAATATTATTGGATGAGTTGTGTTTAATTTCCttcttatatttttggatggatgtGAGATGGATATCAAATGTACTAGATTTGGGTATGAGTTAGGCGTGGGTTGGATTTTTTGCCATTAGCAGGTCTATACCGAACCCATCCTCCATCGCAGCGACTGATATCATTCCATTGAATTCCAATAAATCTATATCGGTTTCTACTGCTTCTAGATTATTTTTTGTCTCTGCAGCTGCAGCAGTGCACAGCTGGATTTAATCCGAGAATCCACGGCTAATATTTGGATACAAACAAACCCGCAAGATCCAAATCAGCCTCGAAATAATGCCACTGCCACCCCACTACCCCAGCGTGTCCTAGCATGCGCAGCATGGAGATGGAGGTGTCTGTGTCTCTGGCCCGCCCCATATATAGCGCGTGCGCCGCGGCGGCCATTTCCTAAGCTGGAGCTCTCCTCATTTGAATCACCACCTCAAAATAAGGCAACGCAATAATAATCAGCGATTGGCCCCGCCTGGCGTCAGCATCATTACCATCGCCGCGCCCGCCTGCTGGCTCGCCGGCGATCGAATTTGACCGCCGGTCGGCGAGCGGAGCATACGTGCATACATGGTTTGCTtgacgccggcggcggcggcgctgctgCTGCTCGTCGTCGTCCTAGCGGCGGCCGTGTCCGCGCTCCCGGCGATCAACGTGACGACGATGGCGTTCGAGGACGGGTACGCGCCGCTGTTCGGGCACGGCAACATCCTCCGCTCCGCCGACCACCGCACCGTCAGCCTCCTCCTCGACCGTTCCACCGGTGGTTTTACTTACATACATGCTATATATGCTTCGTTTGTTTGTTTTCATATttgcgtggacgacgccttgtccATGCATCGCGTTCATCGATCAGTACAAACTACATATATTCAAATTTGAAAACATGCATGCAATGAGAGCGAGCCATTGAAAATGGATTGGATTTGCTTTATTTATTAGGGTCCGGTTTCATCTCGTCGTCCATGTACCAGCACGGCTTCTTCAGCGCGTCCATCAAGCTCCCCTCCGACTACACCGCCGGCGTCGTCGTCGCCTTCTACGTGCGTGAGTCTATCCTCCCTTTTATGTATATATGATATGCTTCATGCCTGCTCCATGATGTGATGCCCGGCCGGCTCCCACAGGCGTCCAACGGCGACGTGTTCGAGAAGCGGCACGACGAGCTGGACTTCGAGTTCCTGGGCAACATCCGGGGCAAGCCATGGCGGGTGCAGACCAACGTGTACGGAAACGGCAGCGTGGGCCGGGGCCGGGAGGAGCGGTACGTGCTCCCCTTCGACCCAACCACGGAGTTCCACCGCTACTCCATCCTGTGGACGCCCGCCGCCGTGGCCTTCTACGTGGACGACGTGCCGGTGCGCGAGGTGCGGCAGTCGGCCGCCATGGGCGGGGACTTCCCCTCCAAGCCCATGTCCGTGTACGCCACCGTGTGGGACGCCTCCACCTGGGCCACCGCCGGGGGCCGGTACCGCGTCAACTACCGCTACGGGCCCTTCGTCGCCTCCTTCACCGACCTGGCCCTCCTCGGCTGCCGCGTCGACGGGCCCATCCAGCAGACGACGGCGGAGCGGTGCGCCGCAGCCGCCGAGGCACTCAGGGCGTCGGACGTGGCCGTCATGACGGTGGAGAAGCAGCAGGCCATGCGCAGGTTCCGGGAGCGCAACATGGTCTACTCCTACTGCTACGACACGCTGCGCTACCCCGCCGCGTTCCCCGAGTGCGACGTCGTCGAGTCGGAGCGCAGGCGGTTCAAGGACACCGGACACCTCCGCTTCGCGCTGCGGCGGCGGATGAGCCCGCGACGCTCCCACGGCAGGGCGGCCAGCAGGGACAGGGTCAGGGAGCTCAAGAAGCGCGCGGCGGACATGTAGCATTCGTGTAGACTGTAGTAGCGGTCGGCGATGGTAATGGATATTCACGCCTGCCGCTGTTAATCTATTGGATACGAATACGATACGCATCGTACAGCATCACAGTTCACAGGAGTAGCGGAATGGCGAGGGCGAAAAAAAATACCTTTTGTCTTCAACTTTTAAATTTAAAGAATATATCTAGCACATAAAAGTTAGTTCACATATTAATTAAATTATCATCGCTCATCTTAGACCTAACGTTTATAGTTATTCTGTATATTTTACAAAGAGCACCCTCCGAAGTGGTGGACTATAGTGACAGAAGGTGTTATTTGTAAAATACAACAAGTAACTAGAGACGTTAAATCTGACATGAATGATGATAATTTTATATATGCACTAAACTCACGTGTGCACGAGATATATTCTCCAATTTTTGTTACTGCCATGGTCTTATACTACCCCACACAAGAAAAAACTGCAAAACCAAATATGTGACCCCTAACACTCTCCAAACCATTTAAATTATCTCTCACACCATTAAACTCTCTCTCTTGAATTGGTAGAAGTGGTTTCCAATGCGGTTTCAGCTTTATTCTATTTATAAATATGTGATAAAACTTTGAAACCACACACTCGCAAAAGAAAACCTATAGGCTTCTAGAAAATCCCGAGATAGATTAGGCCACCGCAAATCTTAATAAAATATTTAGAGACCTAGAAAATGTATCTACAAACTTATATGTCCAAACAATAGGGAAGCATATCTATTTATCATACCGCGTATCACATACCAATCTCTACATCTCTACTATATATATTTAAGCGAAAATTTCTTCCCGCGTCTCACAAATCTAAATAAAATATTTGGAGACCTCGAAAATGTATCTATAAACTTGCATGTCCAAACAATAGGGAAGAATATCTATCTATATTATCATAATGTATATCTCATACAAATCTCTACCatatttagggctagtttggcaactcCATTTATCAAAGGATTCTCATGTTTCTCAAGGAAAAATAAACTAGTTTttgttaggccttgttcggttattgcaATTACATGTGGATTAAAGTGTATTGAAATGGACTGTGATGGATTTTGACTTACTATGGATGTAAACAGACTCAATACCATCCAATCCATGTTGATTACTGttgaaacgaacaagcccttaggtggTATTTTTTCCCACATCTCTCTTAAGGTTGTTTGGTGGATAGAGAAATAGAGGGGTCCATGGGGAGGAATCTCCTcgctattcaattttgaatagtgaGAAGATCCCCTGTGGATCCCCTCCATTCAGTGGCGAACACAGGACAAAATTCATGTGAGCCAAAAAAATCATAAGATATTTAAATAAGACTGTAAAACAGATGTAACATGAGATCTCATATAACATTGCATATAAAGACTAGTGATCGGATAgtaggaattaaaatttgaaagAAGAGAAAAATGTAAACAAGAAAAAACTATGTGTCGATGTTGGGATGACTGAACGATGAAATCGCGCGAGCGTGCGGGCGCAGGCAAAAGAGGATGAACGGGCGACGGCGGCTTTGGTGCGGCGACAGAGCGGGTGAGCATAGAAGGGGAGCTAGGTGTAGTGGCGGCGTTGGGGCGAACGAGCGCATAAAGCGACAAGCGACAAAGTCGAGGCGAGCACCCGCGCGCTGGTGGCAACGGAGTCGAACGCTCCTACCAGAATTAGACTATTTTAGCGAGCTGTGGAGTTAGGCTATTAGGCGGGATGGTGGATGTGTGTTGCAGCTTTGCCTTTATATACTTACTATTTTTTCTAATTCGCATCATATtcaatctctactaactattaagatgttagtgtagactgcccccgcctggAGCAGCCCGCGCGAACCGCCCGCCCCCGCCGCGAACCACCCGCCCGcaacccggcctccctccccgttcGCAAAACACAGCCGCATCCTGCGCAGCTCAACGCTGCCATCCTCCTCAGTCGCGCGAGGATTTTGCCCCGCTCGCCACGCCTTCACAATCGCCCAACACCAACCACCTCCCCTTTCCTTGCAAGCCCTTCTCCCAAATCCGTCGCCACCCTCATCCCAGCCGGCCGCCCCTTGCCCGTGCACCCTGGCCCTGCTCGCCACCGACACCGCCGTCCTTTTTCCCGCGGTCACCACCAAGCACCAGCATACAACGGATGAGAACATCTGTGAGGAGACGTGGCAACCAGCCCCGAAGCAGGGCCTCTCGGCGTGGTACGAGCCCTTCCCGCCGGCACCAAACGTCGACCCCAACGAGCGCTACTCCCTGGACGAGATCGTGTACCACTCCAGCTTGGGAGGCCTCCTCGACGTGTGGCCCGACACGGTGGCGCTGGCCCGCTTCTCGGGCGCCTATTGGCGTGACCTCTTCGACTCCTGCCCCGAGTGCTCGCGACACTACCACCTCCTGGACCATATGGCCCTAGGATACTTCCCCTATGCCGAGCTCGCGGCCGCGCCCACCAAGTGTTCGATGATGGTCCTCAACTGTGGCGCCTACTCTGTTCCCAACCCTTCTCAAGCCTCGCCAGTTGGATTCATCCAATCCACCCCGTCTTCTCCAGCTCCGGTCCCAAGCACCGccgcaagctcactcctccctgcagCGGCGCCGACTCGAGGAGATGGGGTGGTGCTGCAGCTGGTGCAGGAGATTCAGGACACGCTTGCACGTGGCCACGGTGGAGTGAGTGATCTGCTACGAAATGGTGCGGCGGTCGGTGCCCATCTGGTCCTACGGCAACTCGATCCGTTGCTCACCATTACCGAAATCATCGCCACCGACGCGTCACCGAACTCATAGCCACCGGCGCCGGATACAGCTTCGACACCTGCATCCACGGAGGCAGCAGATCTGCGCTGTCCTACTTCACCCCCATCTGCGAGGCCGCCAGCGGGACCCTCGCTCCCGACGACCGACTGCTAGAGCCAACTCAAGCAGTCGATCCGCAAGTGGCGCGCGACTATGGAGGCAACCGCGACGGTGCAGAGGCTGGCCGACCTAGAGGTGCAGCGGCGCCGTATCGCCGAGGTGCGCGCCACGGATTTGCACGAATCCAACCTCGTCTGCTCGGAGCAGCTTGTCGTCGACACTGCGGCGTTCGTGTGCACAACCAACGACGCTGTTCAGATCACCGACATCTCCCTCGAGCTCGCCATACCGCTTCACCTCACCAAGGAGCTCGTCCAGCGTGGCCCCGCCTCGGTCACGACTGCGCCCACATCTTCCTCCATTTCCGTTCGCGAGATGAACTGCTTCCGCTTGGACACCAACGGCACAAAGCTGCTGCAGCACGTGCAATACTATGCGGAGCCCATCTTCCCCAAGATCGACTCGGATGGAGAGGCGCGCGTACAGGACCAAGTcatgctgatagtcgcctagaggggggtgaatagggcgaaactgaaatttacaaagttaatcacaactacaagccgggttagcgttagaaatatgatcgagtccgcgagagagggtggaaaacaaatcgcaagcaaataagaagtgtgacacgcggatttgttttaccgaggttcggttctcgcaaacctactccccgttgaggaggccacaaaggccgggtctctttcaaccctttccctctctcaaacggtccctcggaccgagtgagctttctcttctcaatcacttggaacacaaagttcccacaaggatcaccacaagattggtgtctcttgcctcaattacaagtgagtttgatcgcaatgaaagattgaaagaaagcacgattgcaaaaagccaagcgacaagagcgacaaataacacacggatcactttctctctcaagtcactaatcactaatgatctcttttctcaattgtgaaacttggagagatggaggctttgaatgtgtcttggaatggattgctagctcttgtattgaatgttgaaggttggaatgcttggatggagtgaatggaggtggttggggttgtatttatagccaccaaccacttcctagccgttgctccattctgctgagcgcggacggtccgcccacctggtccggacggttcgcccttgtagatcaacggctgaaaacgcaacggtcagcagtaacggctatatcaacggctatatcgcatttaatgcgacgtcagatgtcaggtaaagccagtcgcggacggtccgcccgcctggcccggacggtccgcgaggccgctataattcaattctccgaacccgtcaccttcgggtttttcggtttctcacctaccggacggtccgtgcctgaggccggacggtccgcacgagggctcggacggtccttgcttttcctccggacggtccgtagtggacacttgtatttttgcattggttctgtccgaagggtatcctggtgtcgcggacggtccgccgcaagggcccggacggtccgcgcttggtctgtttttccaaaaagcttctcctgtccggaataatctacggtattccggacagtcgatttagtagttgtagatgaacctttgacacctgtaaaacatataatctagagcaaactagttagtccaataatttgtgttgggtaattca
Proteins encoded:
- the LOC100279904 gene encoding Probable xyloglucan endotransglucosylase/hydrolase protein 30 precursor (The RefSeq protein has 1 substitution compared to this genomic sequence), which translates into the protein MVCLTPAAAAPLLLVVVLAAAVSALPAINVTTMAFEDGYAPLFGHGNILRSADHRTVSLLLDRSTGSGFISSSMYQHGFFSASIKLPSDYTAGVVVAFYASNGDVFEKRHDELDFEFLGNIRGKPWRVQTNVYGNGSVGRGREERYVLPFDPTTEFHRYSILWTPAAVAFYVDDVPVREVRQSAAMGGDFPSKPMSVYATVWDASTWATAGGRYRVNYRYGPFVASFTDLALLGCRVDGPIQQTTAERCAAAAEALRASDVAVMTVEKQQAMRRFRERNMVYSYCYDTLRYPAAFPECDVVESERRRFKDTGHLRFALRRRMSPRRSHGRAASRDRVRELKKRAADM